A section of the Apodemus sylvaticus chromosome 10, mApoSyl1.1, whole genome shotgun sequence genome encodes:
- the LOC127693642 gene encoding WAS/WASL-interacting protein family member 2-like yields the protein MSPTLPPAPSSRLCRMRPPLPTRETAPSSRVQRAPALRPPSPTRGKKKNSSSSSLRARPGEAPGWRAGEEGRVKGARGHGSGHAPQSPPPAFPQPVPPRLRNPAGTRTQRSRRQPGSAAAGPPPGTRSGFPLLPPPPDLPTWSPPVRAGELSEKRPSLSPAPEPPGAGDAATAQPPRHARKKPGAEARPRRERPPPPRACGPALPAPPPRPPGSRAKQRAGGRRPRGGGASLTGPAAPSGGRRELRLSAGETRAPPPGASLGPRFLPFPTPALGALPRAPINSSTVLPVSPPGVYRTHGSLPSPGARPPPPRLPGAARPLSSPLRRLPSRL from the coding sequence ATGAGCCCCACtcttcccccagcccccagctcccGGCTGTGCCGCATGCGCCCTCCCCTGCCCACGCGAGAGACTGCTCCCAGCTCCCGCGTGCAGCGAGCGCCCGCCCTCCGGCCTCCTTCCCCCAcccggggaaaaaaaaaaaactcctcctcctcctcgttgaGAGCCCGCCCCGGGGAGGCCCCAGGCTGGAGGGCGGGGGAGGAAGGGCGGGTAAAGGGCGCGCGCGGGCACGGAAGCGGGCACGCGCCCCAGTCTCCTCCTCCCGCTTTCCCCCAGCCGGTTCCCCCCCGCCTCCGCAACCCGGCGGGGACCCGGACGCAGCGCAGCCGCCGCCAGCCCGGGAGCGCAGCGGCCGGACCGCCCCCGGGGACCAGATCTGGATTCCCGCTGCTTCCCCCCCCTCCCGACCTCCCAACGTGGTCCCCGCCTGTCCGGGCAGGCGAGCTGTCGGAGAAGCGGCCTAGCTTGTCTCCCGCCCCCGAACCACCCGGGGCCGGAGACGCTGCCACCGCCCAGCCACCCCGACACGCACGGAAGAAACCCGGCGCAGAGGCGCGACCGCGGCGGGAACGGCCGCCTCCTCCCCGAGCCTGCGGCCCAGCCCTGCCGGCGCCCCCGCCCCGGCCTCCGGGGAGCCGAGCCAAGCAGAGGGCGGGAGGACGGCGGCCGCGAGGCGGGGGCGCTTCGCTCACCGGCCCCGCTGCCCCCTCCGGCGGCCGGCGAGAACTGCGCCTGTCGGCCGGAGAAACGCGGGCTCCTCCACCCGGGGCCTCACTTGGGCCTCGCTTCCTGCCCTTCCCAACCCCGGCTCTCGGCGCCCTTCCCCGTGCCCCGATCAACTCGTCTACAGTTCTCCCGGTATCGCCGCCCGGCGTCTACCGCACCCATGGCTCGCTCCCTAGCCCCGGCGCACGTCCTCCGCCGCCTCGGTTACCCGGCGCAGCGCGGCCTCTGAGCTCCCCGCTCCGGCGGCTCCCTTCCCGGCTCTGA